From the genome of Streptomyces sp. S4.7:
GGTCAGTACATTTGGTGAACCCTCGTTAACCCCCAATCGTCAGGCAAAGGGGTCCCATCTCATGCCGGATTCGAACAAGACCACCTCCGTCATCGTCGCCGGTGCGCGCACGCCCATGGGCAGGCTGCTCGGGTCGCTGAAGTCCTTCTCCGGCGCCGATCTCGGCGGCTTCGCCATCAAGGCCGCGCTGGAGCGGGCCGGTGTCACCGGTGCGCAGGTGCAGTACGTGATCATGGGGCAGGTGCTCCAGGCCGGGGCGGGCCAGATCCCGGCGCGACAGGCCGCCGTCAAGGCCGGTGTCCCGATGGACGTTCCCGCGCTCACGATCAACAAGGTCTGTCTCTCCGGCCTCGACGCGATCGCGCTGGCCGACCAGCTGATCCGCGCCGGCGAGTTCGACATCGTGGTCGCGGGCGGCCAGGAGTCCATGACCAACGCGCCGCATCTGCTGCCGAAGTCCCGTGAGGGCTACAAGTACGGCGCGATCGAGATGCTCGACGCGATGGCGTACGACGGTCTGACCGACCCCTTCGAGTCCATCGCCATGGGCGCCTCCACGGAGAAGCACAACACCCGTCTCGCGATCGCGAGGCCCGAGCAGGACGAGGTCGCGGCGCAGTCGCACCAGCGGGCCGCCGCCGCGCAGAAGAACGGTGTCTTCCAGGCCGAGATCACGCCCGTCGAGATTCCGCAGCGCAAGGGCGACCCGGTGGTCTTCGACCAGGACGAGGGCATCCGTCCCGAGACCACCGTCGAGTCCCTGGGCCGGCTGCGGCCCGCCTTCGCCAAGGACGGCACGATCACGGCGGGGTCCGCGTCGCAGATCTCCGACGGCGCGGCGGCCGTCGTGGTCATGAGCAAGGCCAAGGCGCTGGAGCTGGGCCTGGAGTGGATCGCGGAGATCGGCGCGCACGGCAATGTGGCGGGGCCGGACAACTCGCTCCAGTCGCAGCCCGCGAACGCGATCAGGCACGCGCTGAAGAAGGAGGGCATCGCCGTCGACGACCTGGACCTGATCGAGATGAACGAGGCGTTCGCCGCGGTCGCCGTCCAGTCGACGAAGGAGCTGGGCGTGTCCCCTGAAAAGGTGAACGTGAACGGCGGCGCGATCGCCCTCGGTCACCCGATCGGCATGTCCGGCGCCCGGCTGGTGCTGCACCTGGCGCTCGAACTGAAGCGGCGCGGCGGCGGCGTGGGCGCGGCGGCGCTCTGCGGCGGCGGCGGCCAGGGCGACGCGCTGATCGTGCGGGTGCCGCGGGCGTGACGCCGGCGCCGAGGGCGTAGCCGGCAACAGGGTGGCCAGGGTCGCTGGCAACGGATCGGATCGGAACGGAGCGCGGTACGGATGACGGTGGACGTCCCCCAACTGGTGGCCCAGGCACGGGAAGGCCGGCCCCGGGCGGTGGCGCGGCTGATCTCGCTGGTCGAAGGGGCGTCGCCGCAACTGCGCGAGGTGATGGCGGCGCTGGCGCCCCTGTCGGGCGGCGCGTACGTCATCGGGCTCACCGGTTCGCCCGGTGTCGGCAAGTCGACGACGACATCGGCGCTGGTGTCCGCCTACCGCGGGGCGGGCAAGCGCGTCGGCGTCCTGGCCGTCGACCCGTCGTCACCCTTCTCCGGCGGCGCGCTGCTCGGGGACCGGGTCCGGATGTCCGACCACGCGTCGGACCCCGGCGTCTACATCCGCTCCATGGCGACCCGCGGCCATCTCGGCGGGCTCGCCTGGTCGGCGCCGCAGGCGATCAGGGTGCTGGACGCGGCCGGCTGCGACGTGATCCTGGTGGAGACCGTCGGGGTCGGCCAGTCGGAGGTGGAGATCGCCTCCCAGGCCGACACCTCGGTGGTGCTGCTCGCGCCCGGTATGGGGGACGGCATCCAGGCGGCCAAGGCCGGGATCCTGGAGATCGGTGACCTCTACGTCGTGAACAAGGCGGACCGCGACGGCGCCGACGCGACCGCGCGCGAGCTGAACCACATGCTCGGCCTCGGCGAGGCCCGCGGCCCCGCCGACTGGCGCCCGCCCATCGTCAAGACGGTGGCGGCGCGCAACGAGGGCATCGACGAGTTCGTCGAGGCCCTGGAGAAGCACCGCGCGTGGCTGGAGAAGCACGACGTGCTCGACCGGCGGCGGGCCCGGCGTGCGGCCCGCGAGGTGGAGACCATCGCCGTCACCGCCCTCCGCGAACGCATCGACGACCTGCGCGGCGACCGGCGCCTGGGGGCGCTGGCCCAGCGGATCGTCGCGGGCGAACTGGACCCGTACGCGGCGGCCGACGAACTGGTGGCGGGGCTGACGGGCGGCTAGGGCCTGTCTTCACACTGGCGTCCGGCTCACGCCGCCTGGCACGCACGCCCGCCGCGTTGTGGGACTCGCCCGAGTACGGCCGGTACGGATGGGATCCTCCGTCTTGCGATCGCACGCGCCGGACGCCGCGGGCCCCGCCCTGCGGGCGGACGGCGCCGGTTCGAAGACAGGACCTGGACCGGCCGGAACGTCCCGCCTGGCCCGCGACGCCCGGCACTCCGCCGCGTTGCCGGAGTCGGCCGAGTACGGCCGGTCCATCCACCACGCCGGTCCTCCGCCTCGCGATGCACCGCGGAACGTACCCGGGCGCCGGGCGGGACGCGTGTGCGTCCCGCCCGGCGCCCGGGGTCGACCGCGGCCGGGGGCCGCGGGGCTCAGTCGTCGTCGCCGTCGTCATCACGGTCGTCGCGGTCGTCGTCCCGGTCGTCGTTGTCGTCCCGGTCCGCGGCCACCGTGCCGGAGGACATGTCGACCGTCACCTCGTGCGTACGGCCGTCGTCGCCCCGCACCGTCACCTCCCAGTGGTCGGCCTTGCGGTCGTCGTCGTCCGAGTCGATCGACGTCACGGCGCCGGGGTGCTTCTTGAGCGCGGCGGCGGCAGCCGCCCGGGCGTCCACCTCGGCGCCGCGCACCGCGGCGCGCTCGCGGCGGTCGTCGTCGTCATCGTCGTCGTCGTTGTCCGCGCGGACCGCACCCGTCGAGGCGTCGACCCGCAGGTCGTACCACTTGCCGTCCTGGCCGATGATGTCGACCTCCCAGTGCCGGCCGGCGGACGAGCGGTCGTCGTCATCGTCGTCGTCCAGGTCGACGGACTCCACCTTGCCCGGGTGCTGCTTCAGCGCCGCCGCGGCGGCCTGGGCCGCGGTCAGCTTCGAGCCCGCCGCGGAGGTGTCGTCCTTGCCGTTGCCGCCGCTGTTGCCGGCGCCGTTGTCGTCCCGGTCGTCGTCCGGCTCGTTCCGGTCGTCGCGGTCGTCGCGGTCGTCGCGGTCGTCGTTCACGAGCGACGCCGAGGAGACCGTCTTCGGCGCGGCGTCCGCGCCGGTGTCGGTGGCACCCGTCGCGACCGCGGTGTACGTACCGCCGCCGATCAGAGCCGCCGCGGTGATACTGGCGATGACAAGATCGCGCTTCATGAGGGTTCCTCCCCGTCGGGCCGTTTCGCTTGACCTCAAGCTCGCTGACGGAAGCTGAACGCAGCCTGAAGCCACCTGAAGCCGTCTTCAGGTTCGTTTTGGGAGGCTGTCCGGATGCGCCTGTTGATTGTTGAGGACGAGAAGCGGCTCGCGGTGTCGCTGGCCAAGGGCCTGCGGGCCGAGGGCTTCGCCGTGGACGTCGTGCACGACGGCCTCGAAGGGCTCCATCTGGCCGGTGAGGGCGCGTACGACCTGATCGTGCTCGACATCATGCTGCCCGGCATGAACGGCTACCGCCTCTGCGCCGCCCTGCGCGCCGCCGGCAACGACGTACCGATCCTGATGCTGACGGCCAAGGACGGCGAGTACGACGAGGCCGAGGGCCTGGACACCGGCGCCGACGACTATCTGACCAAGCCGTTCTCGTACGTCGTGCTCGTCGCGCGGGTCAAGGCGCTCCTGCGCCGCAGGGGTTCCGCCGGGGCCTCGCCCGTTCTGCGCGTCGGCACACTCAGCGTCGACACCGCGACCCGGCGCGTCCACCGGGGGGACACCGAGATCACCCTCACCGCCAAGGAGTTCGCGGTGCTGGAGCAGCTCGCGATCCGGGCGGGACAGGTCGTCGGCAAGCCCGAGATCCTGGAGCACGTCTGGGACTTCGCGTACGACGGCGACCCCAACATCATCGAGGTCTACATCAGCGCGCTGCGCCGCAAGCTCGGCGCCACGACGATCCAGACGGTGCGCGGCGCCGGATACCGGCTGGTCGCCGTATGAGGCGCCCCTTCTCCTCCGTACGGTCCCGGGCCGCGCTCGCCGCGACCCTCGTCGTGGCCGTGGCCCTGGTGGCCGCCGCGTTCGCCCTGCTGTTCGCGCTGCGCTCGAACCTGACCGACCAGGCGGAGGGGCAGGCCGACCAGTGGTCGAACGAGGTCGCCCAGCAGATCGCGAACCACGTGCCCATCGGCGAGCTGGAGCTGCCGGACAGCGAGGACCACCCGACCCAGGTGACCGACGCGAAGGGGCGGCTGCTGATCGCGAGCGAGGACATGCAGAGCATCACCGGTACCGGTGTGTCCGCCGTACGGCCCGCGTCGCCCCCGCCCACCACGGCGCCGACCCCCACGCCCACCCCGTCGCCCGCCCCGACCGGCGACGACGATGACGACAACGACGACGACAGCGGTGGTGACGACGACAGCGGGGACGACGACGACAGCGGTGGTGACGACGACAGCGGGGACGACGACGACAGCCGGCCCCCGGGCGCCCCGGCCGACGGAAAGGTCTCGCGGCCCACCGGGCACAGCGAAGGAAGCGTGACCGTCCAAGGCACGACCGTCGACCACCGCTTCTCGCAGCGCGAGGTCACCGGCATGGCGGGCGGCCCCTACCTCGTCCACGTCGGCGCCTCGCTCGGCCCGCAGCAGAGCGCCGTCGCCGCCGCCCAGATCGCGATGATCATCGGGCTGCCCGCCCTGCTCGTCGTCGTCGGCGGTGTGACCTGGCTCGTGACACGGCGCGCGCTGAAGCCCGTCGAGGGCATCAGGCGCGAGATGGCCGCCATCACCGCCTCCGAGGACCTGAGCAGGCGGGTGCCCGAGCCGGGCACGCACGACGAGGTCGCGAAGCTGGCCCGGACGACCAACGAGACGCTCACCGCCCTCGAAGCCTCCGTCGAGCGCCAGCGCCGTTTCGTCGCCGACGCCTCCCACGAACTGCGCAGTCCCATCGCCTCGCTCCGCACCCAGCTCGAAGTGGGCGCGGCGCACCCGGAGTTGCTGGACGTGCCGGGCGCGGTGGCCGACACCGTAAGGCTCCAGCAGCTCGCCGCCGATCTGCTGCTGCTGGCCCGTCTCGACGCGGGGGAGCAGGCCGGGCGTACGCGGCTGGATCTGGCCGCACTGGTGCGTGAGGAGGTCTCGCAGCGCTCGGCCGACCGGATCCCGGTGGTGCCGGAGGTCCGGAGCAGCGCCGAAGTGGCGGGCTCGCGCGGCCAGTTGGCGCGGGTGCTCGGCAATCTGCTGGACAACGCGCAGCGCCACGCGGCCGGTGAGATCCGAGCGACGGTGCGCCGGGAGGGCGGTCAGGTGGTGCTCGCGGTCTCCGACGACGGGGCGGGGGTGCCGGAGGAGGAGCGGGAGCGGATCTTCGAGCGGTTCGTACGGCTCGACGACGCCCGCAGCAGGGACGACGGCGGCGCCGGACTGGGCCTGGCGATCGCCCGCGACGTGGCGCACCGGCACGGCGGCACACTGGAGGTCGGACGCGGTGAGGCGGGCGGCGCCCTGTTCGAGCTGCGCCTGCCCGCCGCGGGCCGGGATCCGGAGGGACCGGTCCCGGCCGGCGCCTCAGCTCTTGGCGCGGCGCCCCCGCAGGTGCTCGGCGACCGGCGTGAGTGACTTGCTCAGCGCGGCGAGAGCCTCGGGCGGCAGGAGGTCGATGAAGTGCTTCCGTACGGAGGCGACGTGGTGCGGAGCGACCTTCTGCATCGTCTCCATGCCCTGATCGGTGAGGACGGCGAAGAGGCCGCGGCGGTCCGACTCGCAGTTCTCCCGGCGCACCATCCCCGCGGTCTCCAGCCGGGTGATCTGGTGCGAGAGACGGCTCTTCGACTGCAGCGTGACGGCGGCGAGATCGCTCATCCGCAGGCGCCGCTCCTCGGCCTCGGAGAGGTTGACGAGGATCTCGTAGTCGTTGTTCGTCAGCCCGAACGGCTGGAGGTCCTTCTCCAGCTGGTGCATCAGCAGTCTGCTGACGTCCAGATGGGTGCGCCAGGTGCACTGCTCCGCGTCACTCAGCCAACGGGTGGCCGTCTCGGTCTCCATATATGAATTCTACCTAAGATGTTGAAATTTGGACGAAGTCCGCGAGTGTGACGCCGGGCACAGAAGAGCCGCCCCGGGAACTTCCGGCACGGAAAAGGCGCACGTGTTCGAGGTCACACTCCGCAGACTACCGTTTACAGCCCGAAGCGTCGCTGGAGGTCGCCCAGCTGTCCAGGTATCCGGGGCGTGCCGCCCGGCTGTCCGCCCGGTGGGGCCCCGCCGCCCGGTACGCCCGGTTCGTTCGGCACCACGCCCCGCGCCGTCTCGGCCAGCAGCGCCTCGCTCGACTGGAGGAGTACCGTCCCGGCCCCCACGAACTCGAACTGGTGCTCCTCGCCCGACGACCCGCCGAGCCCGCTCATCGCCCGCAGCCCGCCCATCACCCCCGTCATGTAGACGTGGTCGTAGTGGTGGCACGGCGACGGGCAGTCCGCCCAGCCCACCAGGGCCTGCGGATCCACCCGCAGCGGCGGCTCCATGAAGACCACCGGACCGTTCGACGCGGCCACGAACTTCCCCGTGCCGATCAGGGTCAGGAAGCCCGGCACGATCGACTGCTTGAGCGCCAGCGACGGCTCGTACGCCAGTAGATTCCCGGAGCGGACCGTCAGATTGCCGTTCTCCAGGTCGAAGGAGTTGACGTCGAAGGCGCGGTCGGCGAGGAGCATCTTGCCGCTGCCCTCCGCCACCACCCAGTCGCTCGCGTGCAGCGGTGAGTGGAAGCTGGTGCGCACCAGCCGGTCGAGCCGGCCGTGGCCGATGCCGCTGAAGTCGATCCGCCCGTAGTAGGCGATCATCTTGCCCTTCTGGAGGAACCACTGGCTCCCCTTGAGCTCCACGCAGAAGGTGTACGCGTTGACGTTGTCGTCGCTCGGCAGCGTCGACGGGTCGTGAATCACGGGCGCGCTCACAGCTTCTCCTCCGACGCCTGGACGTACACCGCACCGTTGCCGCTCAGCTCCAGCTGGAACGCCTCGCCCGAGCCCCGGCCCACCATGTCGCGCCAGCCGACCGCGGTGGAGAGCTTGTTGCGTACCTCGCCGTGGTGGGCGACGTACGCCTGGGGGTCGACATGGACCGTACGGCCCTGGCCGATCGGCAGCTCGATGATCCCGCCGTGCGCCATGACGGCGACCGAGCCATGCCCCTTGAGCGTCGTGGTGAACAGGCCCTGACCGCTCACCTGGCCGCGCACCATCCCCATCACACCGCCCTGCGCGCCCATGAACATCGTGCCCTGCTCCAGCGACCCGTCGAACGCGAGCAGCCGGTCGGCCTCCACATACAGGGTGTCGCCGGAGAGGTCGATCACCTGGATGTGGTGCCCGCCGTGGCCGAACATCACGGTGCCGCTGCCCTCGACGGTCATCAGCGGGGTCGCCTCACCCGCCACACGCCGGCCGATCATCGACATCAGACCGCCCTGCCCGCCCGCCGTGTTGGGGGTGAACGTGACCTCGCCCCGGTAGGCGAGCATTGCGCCGCGCTGGCTGAACATCCGCCGGCCGGGCGCCACCGTGGCCTCGACCATCTTCGAGTTGATCTCCCGGAACGGCATCAGACATCGCCCCCGACGGTGTTGCGCTCGCTCGGCTGTACGTACACCAGACCGTCGCCCTCGAACCGCATCTGGAAGGCCTCGCCACCGCCCTCGCCCATGATCGTCCGGAAGTTCACACCGGACTGGAGGTGCTGCTGGAGGCTGCCCTGGTGGGCGACGTACGCGCCGGGGTCGACGGAGAGTGGGTACTGGGGTGTCACCCGGAGCACCACGGCCACGCCGTCCGACATGATCGCCGCCTGGCCCGTGCCCTCGACGGTCGTCGTGAAGAGCCCGTTGCCGCTCGCGCCGCCGCGCAGACCGGTGAAGCTGGTGCCGGTGCGCAGACCGCCGTCCGTGCACAGCAGGTTGCTCGATTCCACGTACAGCTTGTCGCCGTGCAGCGAGACGAGACTGATCTCGCTCGCGCGGTCCGCGAAGAAGCAGGTGCCCTCGCCCTTCACCTCCATCATGACCATCTGTTCGCCGGTCAGACGCCGGGTCACCATCCCCCGTATGCCCTCACCGCCGCCGGACAGCTTCTTGAACGCCATCCGGCCGTCGTAGGCGACCATCGAGCCGTTCTTCGCCCGTACCGAGTCGCCCGCCATGTCGACGGCGAGCACCTTGCTGCCTTGGAGTCGCAACTGAGCCACAGGTCGAAGGTATCCGGACCCGGATAAAAAGCGGGCAAAGCCTGGTGCACAATGAGACGTCGCTTGTGCACGCGTTCACAAGATGATCACTCGCGCGCGGCCATGTGCGCGACGGCCGCGACGAGCCGACGATCGCGACGCCCCCCGACGACGAAGGTGCCTGCCTCGTGGACATCAAGACCGCCTCATCCCTCCACCGTCTCCGACTGGTATCGGCGCCGGAGGCCGTGTCCTTTCTGCTGCTGCTCGTCTGCTCCGTGCTCAAGCGCACGACGGACTTCAACGCCGTCCCGGTCATGGGCGCGATCCACGGGCTGCTCTTCGTCCTGTACGTGATCTTCTGGCTGGACGCCTGGAAGCGCACCAAGTGGTCACTGGGCACCGCCGCCCTCTACTTCGCGCTGTCCGTCCTGCCGGCCGGCGGCTTCTACGCCGAGCGCAAGCTCAAGCGCGAGGCCGAGGACGAGGTCATCGCCTCCCGCGCCCGCCGCGAGGGCACGGTCAGCGCATGATCGTCGCCTTCTCCATCACGCCGCTCGGTGTGGGTGAGGACGTGGGGGAGTACGTCGCCGACGCCGTCCGGGTGGTACGCGAGTCCGGGCTGCCGAACCACACCGACGCCATGTTCACCTCCGTCGAGGGCGAGTGGGACGAGGTGATGGACGTGGTCAAGCGGGCGGTCGCCGCCGTCGAGGCGCGGGCCCCGCGCGTCTCGCTCGTCCTGAAGGCCGACGTGCGGCCGGGTGTCACCGACGGTCTCAACTCCAAGGTCGAGACGCTGGAACGGCACCTCGCCGGCTGACGGCGGCGTGACGTCTCATCGATCGCCGGACGGGCCGTGGGCGGCCCGCCCGGCGATCGGGCGTCCGAAAGGGCCTTGACCGCCCGTGATCCGCCTTCTCTTACCGCCACTCGCACGGACGACCCCAGTCGACACGCCGAGGTATATCCACTTCTCTGAGGATATCGACCTCGCCCAATCGCTGGAGGTGCCGTGCGGCCGGAGGGCTACGACTACGAAACCCACAGCCGTCTCGCGGGCCCGCTGACCGAGCCGGACCGGACCACCGCCTACCAGGTGCGATACCGGAGTCTGCTGGCGCAGGAGCCCCACCGGGTACGTGCCGTCGCTCTCATGGTCATGGCCCCGTTCCTGTCCGGCGTGCTGATGGTCTATCTGATCTGGCCGACCCACTGGACCGAACGCGAGGGCGGCGCCCGCTGGCTGGTCGTCTTCGACACCGTGATGCTCGTGTCGATCGGGCTCATCGCCCTCTTCATGCTCGTCAACGTCGCCTCCATCGCGCACGCGACGCTGGTCGCCCGGGACCCCGTCCCGGTGGTCGCCGAGCTCGGCACCCGCGTCGCCTTCGTCACCACGTACGTCCCCGGCAAGGAGCCGCTCTCCATGCTCCGGGCCACCCTCGAAGGCGCCGTACGGCTGCGCCACCGCGGGCCCCTCGACATCTGGCTGCTCGACGAGGGCGACGACCCGTCCGCGCGGCGGCTCTGCCGGGAGCTGGGGGTGCGGCACTTCAGCCGCCTCGGTGTCCCCGAATGGAACCGCGAGAAGGGCGTGCACAAGGCCAGGACCAAGCACGGCAACTACAACGCCTGGCTCGCGATGCACGGCGACGACTACGACTTCTTCGCGTCCGTCGACACCGACCACGTGCCGCTGGCCAACTTCCTGGAGAGGATGCTGGGCTTCTTCCGCGACCCCGACATCGCCTTCGTCGTCGGACCGCAGGTGTACGGCAACTACGACTCGGCGGTCACCAAGGCCGCCGAGTCGCAGCAGTTCCTCTTCCACGCGCTGATCCAGCGGGCCGGCAACCACTACCACGCGCCCATGTTCGTCGGCACCAACAACGCCGTACGGATCAGCGCCCTCAAACAGGTCGGCGGCCTCTACGACTCCATCACCGAGGACATGGCCACCGGCTTCGAACTGCACCGCGGGAGGAACCCGCAGACCGGCCGGTACTGGCGGTCTGTCTACACCCCCGACGTCCTCGCCGTGGGCGAGGGCCCCGAGTCCTGGACCGACTTCTTCACCCAGCAGCTCCGCTGGTCGCGGGGCACGTACGAGACGCTCCTCAGGCAGTACGGCAAGGCGCTGTTCAGGGTGCCGCCCGGCCGGCTCCTCAGCTACACGCTGATGCTCGTCTACTACCCGATGACCGCGATCAACTGGCTCCTCGGCATCCTCAGCTGCGTGCTGTTCCTCTGGCTCGGCGCCTCCGGCACCCAGGTGTCCTCCTCGCTCTGGCTGATGCTCTACAGCGACGCCGCCGCCTGCCAGATCGGCCTCTACCTCTGGAACCGGCGCCACAACGTCTCGCCCCACGAGCCCCAGGGGTCCGGCGGGCTCGCCGGCATGGCCATGTCGGCGCTCTGCGCGCCGATCTACCTCAGGTCGCTGGGCTCGGCGGTGCTGCGCACCAGCGGCCGGTTCGTGGTCACCCCCAAGGGTGGCCAGACCAGCGCCGACCGCCTCATGACCTTCCGGCTCCATCTGTTCTGGGCCCTCGTGCTGGTGGTGTCACTCGCGGCGTCCGTCCACTTCGGCCACACGCACGCCGCGATGCGTACCTGGGCCGTACTGGCTCTGGTCATCTCGCTCGCCCCGGTCGCCGTCTGGGCCGTGACCACCGTGCGCGGGCGCCGCGACGCCGCGCGGATCCCGCTCGGGCCGGTCGACGACGGACCGGAGCAGACCGAGCTGGCGCTCGCCACGACGACAGGAGGGAACTGAGCCATGGCCTACCGGCCCTCGCGCAAGTTCAAGAAGACCTCCTCGGCGGTGGCGCCGTGCTGGTGCTGATGTCGCTGAACGCGCCGGCCGCCATCTCCTTCGCGCAGGAGAAGTACCACGCGTACAAGATCGAGCAGCCCGGCTACAAGGCACGGTACGGCTCCTGGGAGGTGCTGGACGTGCCCGAGGAGTACCGCACCAACGCGATCCACGCCGCGCTGCTGCACACCGGCAAGGTGCTGCTCATCGCCGGATCCGGCAACAGCCAGGAGAAGTTCGACGCGGGCACCTTCGACACCGTCCTGTGGGACCCGGCGGACAACTCGTACCGGAAGATCCCCACCCCGGAGGACTTCTTCTGCTCCGGCCACTCCCAACTGCCGGACGGGCGGCTGCTGGTGGCGGGCGGCACCGCGCGCTACGAGGTCCTCGACGGGGAGGTCGACCGCGCGGGCGGCGGAATGCGCGTCAAGAACGAGAACCCGGACAAGGCGCGGACCTTCAAGAAGGGCACCCGCTTCCGCTCGCCGTCCGGTGTCGAGTACGTGAGCAAGTTCGACGTCACCGTCCCCAGGGCGAAGCGCGACTTCAAGATCTCGTACGCCGAGAGC
Proteins encoded in this window:
- a CDS encoding acetyl-CoA C-acetyltransferase, which gives rise to MPDSNKTTSVIVAGARTPMGRLLGSLKSFSGADLGGFAIKAALERAGVTGAQVQYVIMGQVLQAGAGQIPARQAAVKAGVPMDVPALTINKVCLSGLDAIALADQLIRAGEFDIVVAGGQESMTNAPHLLPKSREGYKYGAIEMLDAMAYDGLTDPFESIAMGASTEKHNTRLAIARPEQDEVAAQSHQRAAAAQKNGVFQAEITPVEIPQRKGDPVVFDQDEGIRPETTVESLGRLRPAFAKDGTITAGSASQISDGAAAVVVMSKAKALELGLEWIAEIGAHGNVAGPDNSLQSQPANAIRHALKKEGIAVDDLDLIEMNEAFAAVAVQSTKELGVSPEKVNVNGGAIALGHPIGMSGARLVLHLALELKRRGGGVGAAALCGGGGQGDALIVRVPRA
- the meaB gene encoding methylmalonyl Co-A mutase-associated GTPase MeaB, with product MTVDVPQLVAQAREGRPRAVARLISLVEGASPQLREVMAALAPLSGGAYVIGLTGSPGVGKSTTTSALVSAYRGAGKRVGVLAVDPSSPFSGGALLGDRVRMSDHASDPGVYIRSMATRGHLGGLAWSAPQAIRVLDAAGCDVILVETVGVGQSEVEIASQADTSVVLLAPGMGDGIQAAKAGILEIGDLYVVNKADRDGADATARELNHMLGLGEARGPADWRPPIVKTVAARNEGIDEFVEALEKHRAWLEKHDVLDRRRARRAAREVETIAVTALRERIDDLRGDRRLGALAQRIVAGELDPYAAADELVAGLTGG
- a CDS encoding PepSY domain-containing protein, whose product is MKRDLVIASITAAALIGGGTYTAVATGATDTGADAAPKTVSSASLVNDDRDDRDDRDDRNEPDDDRDDNGAGNSGGNGKDDTSAAGSKLTAAQAAAAALKQHPGKVESVDLDDDDDDDRSSAGRHWEVDIIGQDGKWYDLRVDASTGAVRADNDDDDDDDDRRERAAVRGAEVDARAAAAAALKKHPGAVTSIDSDDDDRKADHWEVTVRGDDGRTHEVTVDMSSGTVAADRDDNDDRDDDRDDRDDDGDDD
- a CDS encoding response regulator transcription factor — encoded protein: MRLLIVEDEKRLAVSLAKGLRAEGFAVDVVHDGLEGLHLAGEGAYDLIVLDIMLPGMNGYRLCAALRAAGNDVPILMLTAKDGEYDEAEGLDTGADDYLTKPFSYVVLVARVKALLRRRGSAGASPVLRVGTLSVDTATRRVHRGDTEITLTAKEFAVLEQLAIRAGQVVGKPEILEHVWDFAYDGDPNIIEVYISALRRKLGATTIQTVRGAGYRLVAV
- a CDS encoding HAMP domain-containing sensor histidine kinase: MRRPFSSVRSRAALAATLVVAVALVAAAFALLFALRSNLTDQAEGQADQWSNEVAQQIANHVPIGELELPDSEDHPTQVTDAKGRLLIASEDMQSITGTGVSAVRPASPPPTTAPTPTPTPSPAPTGDDDDDNDDDSGGDDDSGDDDDSGGDDDSGDDDDSRPPGAPADGKVSRPTGHSEGSVTVQGTTVDHRFSQREVTGMAGGPYLVHVGASLGPQQSAVAAAQIAMIIGLPALLVVVGGVTWLVTRRALKPVEGIRREMAAITASEDLSRRVPEPGTHDEVAKLARTTNETLTALEASVERQRRFVADASHELRSPIASLRTQLEVGAAHPELLDVPGAVADTVRLQQLAADLLLLARLDAGEQAGRTRLDLAALVREEVSQRSADRIPVVPEVRSSAEVAGSRGQLARVLGNLLDNAQRHAAGEIRATVRREGGQVVLAVSDDGAGVPEEERERIFERFVRLDDARSRDDGGAGLGLAIARDVAHRHGGTLEVGRGEAGGALFELRLPAAGRDPEGPVPAGASALGAAPPQVLGDRRE
- a CDS encoding MarR family transcriptional regulator; the protein is METETATRWLSDAEQCTWRTHLDVSRLLMHQLEKDLQPFGLTNNDYEILVNLSEAEERRLRMSDLAAVTLQSKSRLSHQITRLETAGMVRRENCESDRRGLFAVLTDQGMETMQKVAPHHVASVRKHFIDLLPPEALAALSKSLTPVAEHLRGRRAKS
- a CDS encoding AIM24 family protein, giving the protein MSAPVIHDPSTLPSDDNVNAYTFCVELKGSQWFLQKGKMIAYYGRIDFSGIGHGRLDRLVRTSFHSPLHASDWVVAEGSGKMLLADRAFDVNSFDLENGNLTVRSGNLLAYEPSLALKQSIVPGFLTLIGTGKFVAASNGPVVFMEPPLRVDPQALVGWADCPSPCHHYDHVYMTGVMGGLRAMSGLGGSSGEEHQFEFVGAGTVLLQSSEALLAETARGVVPNEPGVPGGGAPPGGQPGGTPRIPGQLGDLQRRFGL
- a CDS encoding AIM24 family protein; the protein is MPFREINSKMVEATVAPGRRMFSQRGAMLAYRGEVTFTPNTAGGQGGLMSMIGRRVAGEATPLMTVEGSGTVMFGHGGHHIQVIDLSGDTLYVEADRLLAFDGSLEQGTMFMGAQGGVMGMVRGQVSGQGLFTTTLKGHGSVAVMAHGGIIELPIGQGRTVHVDPQAYVAHHGEVRNKLSTAVGWRDMVGRGSGEAFQLELSGNGAVYVQASEEKL
- a CDS encoding AIM24 family protein, giving the protein MAQLRLQGSKVLAVDMAGDSVRAKNGSMVAYDGRMAFKKLSGGGEGIRGMVTRRLTGEQMVMMEVKGEGTCFFADRASEISLVSLHGDKLYVESSNLLCTDGGLRTGTSFTGLRGGASGNGLFTTTVEGTGQAAIMSDGVAVVLRVTPQYPLSVDPGAYVAHQGSLQQHLQSGVNFRTIMGEGGGEAFQMRFEGDGLVYVQPSERNTVGGDV
- a CDS encoding DUF3817 domain-containing protein, with the translated sequence MDIKTASSLHRLRLVSAPEAVSFLLLLVCSVLKRTTDFNAVPVMGAIHGLLFVLYVIFWLDAWKRTKWSLGTAALYFALSVLPAGGFYAERKLKREAEDEVIASRARREGTVSA
- a CDS encoding MTH1187 family thiamine-binding protein, yielding MIVAFSITPLGVGEDVGEYVADAVRVVRESGLPNHTDAMFTSVEGEWDEVMDVVKRAVAAVEARAPRVSLVLKADVRPGVTDGLNSKVETLERHLAG
- a CDS encoding cellulose synthase catalytic subunit; its protein translation is MRPEGYDYETHSRLAGPLTEPDRTTAYQVRYRSLLAQEPHRVRAVALMVMAPFLSGVLMVYLIWPTHWTEREGGARWLVVFDTVMLVSIGLIALFMLVNVASIAHATLVARDPVPVVAELGTRVAFVTTYVPGKEPLSMLRATLEGAVRLRHRGPLDIWLLDEGDDPSARRLCRELGVRHFSRLGVPEWNREKGVHKARTKHGNYNAWLAMHGDDYDFFASVDTDHVPLANFLERMLGFFRDPDIAFVVGPQVYGNYDSAVTKAAESQQFLFHALIQRAGNHYHAPMFVGTNNAVRISALKQVGGLYDSITEDMATGFELHRGRNPQTGRYWRSVYTPDVLAVGEGPESWTDFFTQQLRWSRGTYETLLRQYGKALFRVPPGRLLSYTLMLVYYPMTAINWLLGILSCVLFLWLGASGTQVSSSLWLMLYSDAAACQIGLYLWNRRHNVSPHEPQGSGGLAGMAMSALCAPIYLRSLGSAVLRTSGRFVVTPKGGQTSADRLMTFRLHLFWALVLVVSLAASVHFGHTHAAMRTWAVLALVISLAPVAVWAVTTVRGRRDAARIPLGPVDDGPEQTELALATTTGGN